The DNA window GTTCTAGCAGTTTCAACGCTCGCATCAGAATTGTGCGATCAATACCATGCAGCTCTGAGGAATAAAGATAGCAAGACTCAGCTCTTAAACCCGAAAAAAAATTGCCTTTTCATAATCTCCTTATACAAAGTATCACTTGAACGAAACTTTTAGCTTGCAAAACTAAAATAAGTTTGTGTAACAGTTGACGCATCATCAAATGGTTTGGAAAAAAGTAGCTAGTACTAATGAGCAAATTCTGGGAAGCAACTTGGGTTTTAAGGTCTGTCTTTCCTCATCTTATCAGAGAATGGGGACTCATTCTGGACTAGAGACCTTTAGTTCAGTATAAGTATAaatttatacatacatattatataatcaCAAATTGATTGTGAATTGGTGTATAAGTTAAATTTAGTGTAAAATTAAGCATTATGAAAAACATTTGCATTGAAGATATGTAATTCATCTTGTGgagaataataataaacttaGGAAGTTTGGGAATGGACTATTTCACACTTGTATAAAGCAAACGAAGAGGTTCAAAAGTTAATGATCATTAGTTCTCAAAGTCAAACGATCATCAGTAATTGCAATAGTATCTATACATTTGGAGCTCCCTCAGTCAATTCAAAGATGTAATTTAACTTGGCATTAAATGTACAACTTAAGTACCTGTTCCTCTGGATTCAATCCCTGAACGTATTTCCTCAATGGTCATAACTGAGTCCTCCAGCCCATTATCTTTAACCTAATCAGATATGCaagcaaatttattttgaaaataagtaaCAAATTTCAGCACTCAATTGTAGACTCAAGTTTTTACTCACAAAGTTAAGAACAATGTCAGCCCACTCTTGGATTCGATGCCAGAGAATAAGACACTTCCTATGTCCTTTATCTAACCATTCTCCACGTCCTGTTTAAAGCAAAAAGGGCACcaaatattcatatatattatatgtatgtatgtatataaagcATGTATatctataactatatatatatatatatatatatatatatagagagagagagagagactaatAAGAAATAAGATGAagtttaaagaaaaaggaaccTTCTGAAACTACAGCTGAGAGAAACGCTTCCCTGGCTTCATGACTGAGAAATCCTGAACTATCCAAATCAGATGTTAGAGGTGGGAGGCAGTATGTCAAAACACATTGCAGAGAAAAATAATCATTTCAATTGAAATAAAAAGCcttcttttaattttacattATCGGTTGAAAAGATAGAAAAGTAGAGGTGTGGCCAGATTAAAGATTTGattttctattcaaacaaaTGGAAAATCCTGTGAAAACTATTAATCCCAGAGCAGTTCATCACATTAACTTTCCCCACTTTTGTCATTCCAAAACTATCTCCAGAGCTTATGCTGCACATTTGATCCTTATAGCATAGATGAACAGAACCAGAAGTCTATCGGGATTTAGATTGTTAATCAGTGTCGGTAAAACTTATAAGTAAGGTCCACAAAGATTCCAAAcacaaaactaagaaaaaaaagaCAGAAAAGGAGAGAAGCAAATATGAACTCTTTAGTAAAGGAGCAAGATAAAATCATTAAGGTTAGGAACTAAAGAGATAATCAAGAAACACACCAAGTCTTTAcacaaaaaaattgattttatattAAAAGATGAATGGCTACAAGAAGAAGATATGTAAATCCTACTTAATGACGAGGCCACCCTCAAAAAAGGTTACTCTTTCAGATTATTAGACATGGAAAATCCATACACTAACACCAATCACAATGCTtcttaaattatgaaatttaacGATTCACTTACAACCAAGAAAAAGATATCACTTACTTTCAATTACAGCATTTGAGAATAAAGGAAAATCTTCTTCCAGTCCAACCACAAATATCTTTTGGAATCTACAGTACTCTAGAATAAGTTCCTTCCAAAGCTGTATTTGCTTTTCACGAATATCCCTTACTGGCTGCAAACTGgagaaaagaaaacaaattaTCGATATGACAAAACGAGCCACCAGAAAATGAAGgaaaactaaaaaaacaaacaaaatcgTGACTTTTGTGAGAAGCCTAATGATCATGACAATGATTTAAGATAAATAAAGAGGGTAATTGGGTAACCGTAATGGGAGGGATTGgtgctatatatatatgagtgagTAGGGAAGGGAAGGGAAGAGGAGAGGAGAGAATTGTTTGGTTAAGTGAGCATTAGCTCTTGGGAGAGTGTTGGGTCTCTCGAATACccagcaaccttgttctctttaTCATCTATATCAATATATTATCTACTATACTATTTTCCTGTATTTGCTACTTTCCATACCAATTGCAAGAAAATTCATATCAGATAATTGCAAGAAACATGACGAAAAGGAAGTTACGtgtaagaaagaagaaaaatactGCAAATAGATTTTTTCTGCGCATGAACTTTGTGTCTTTTGATCAAATATCACCCTTTGACAAAAAGGAATAAAAGATAAAgaatctttttataaaataaataaataaacaccaTTCACTCTAGCAGATATTCGATTGCAATAACTAGGCTAGTTCAACTTATAGCTTTCTAACTATCTAAATTTGGCAAACAGCAAACAATGCTTTCTTTTAAGGTTCTATTAGCATACTCAGCAAAAGAGCATGAATACACACAAATATATACAGTAAAccatacatataatataaatgaaCATCAAAACATACAGAGTCCATGTAATGTTTCTCCCGTTTAAcgataaatacatatatatgtgtgtgtatatacaTGAAAGAGTGCATTTAACAGAGTACTAGGAGCAAGATAAAAGAATGAACCTCTGCTTAGAGGCACGAGaaactaaattataaaaatgatcaCAAGATTCAAGATTATATTGACCCTCCTTATTACAAGTTGTCTTGTTGATGATTATGCATATTGCTTTCCCCTTTTCTTATTTGTGGATAAGAGTTAAGACTATTGATGAGagaataattttaaacatgtctGTGTATCATATGCGTATGTATATATCGGGAGCAAAATAAGACCACAACTTATGCTTAAGAACCAGTAAAATTaagaaagagaaaagaagatTACGTGAAGTAAGGTGGGTAATTGAAGAAGTGAGGTAGCTTAAAGTCGCCCAATTTCTGCATCTTTCAAATCCACAGAATAAAGAAACCAATCACTGCATTTCCCTCTAACTGAAACTAATATAATATGGggaatgattaataaaaattcataCAAGAAACAATAAGGCAAAAAATTTCATCTTGGTTAAACCTCAAATCATCAGCAGTAACCCATATCAAATAACAAATGAGTTCTTATATCTAAGAATCCAAAACATTTTATTAAGAAGAATTAGAATTGCTACTATGAGAAAAGACAAAATGAAAGGAAAAGAAACTGGAAAGGTGGCCGATGGGTAGCTAATAAGAAGGGATTTGAATATACACCaaaaagaaaacataaaaattagatattaatttcattttttaaaacaatgatCAATCAAGGATTTTTGTACGTGATTGATTATAAGTTTGATTTCAAATATGAAACCAAGCATCAGCCTCTTAAATACCATATACAAAGTTAAGTGCACTAGCAAAGAAAACGTCATTAGTAACATTTCAATCCCTCAACCTAGATAATTAAATTGGCACATGAAGCTAGGATCAATACAAAAGCACAAAGAGCAAAAACTCAGGAGCCAAGAAGCAGAAAACCATTGGGGGTTTAGTCTATTCTCTTGTAATCTAATCATTCTGacattgaaaaaagaaaaaaaaaattacagagaATTTGGTGCGAAGTGAAACCGTGTTATGAAGCGATCAAAGATCAAccattgaaaaataaaacaagttGGAAGGATTTTGAGTTTTGCAATGGAGTCATCTGGAGTGAGAGAGTACCGTAGTTGCCGTTACGGATTTCAGGGAGCTGGGTTGTTTGGGCGGTGATAGGGTATAGAATGAAGGGAACGGAGGGAGGATCGACGACTATACTTCAAATCAAAGAGAGAAAGTACATCACCGTCGATGCCGAGAAATCAACGATGTCCGTCCAATCTTGCTTCTCTATCTAAAtttactttctttttctttggggTCATTTCATTTGTCTTCTCAACGGAAAATTATCCATCAGATTTTTGTGAAGTTAAATCTTACTTTAACttacctcaaaaaaaaaaataataataataataaaaaaaaatcttactttaatcacaaaatctaaaaattttgtttttgaaaatcaaaatacattctgtaaagtaaaaatatgttctctaaagctcatttttatttttattttttttattttatttaagtcgggtctaagtCCAAGATTGAATTCGGCTTCGGGTCAGAGACTGGGTTCAGCGCCAAGGTCGTGAGAGGATTGTGTCCGGGTCTAATCGGTGTCCAAAacattgattaagaaaaaaaaactgtttaaaaagatattgaaaataattttttttttgtttttaaattttgattctcaattaaaaattaaaaagtgaaaacagttttgtagaacatgtttttgaaaaatattttcacttttttaattttaaaaacagaaaactgattaaaaaaatgttaccaaacgccacctaaacaaaataaaacttgctaaacttaattttaatcaaaataaaacatTTTTATAGGTGCATTtggaaatatttttctaattaattttttatgtttttaattagaaaag is part of the Cannabis sativa cultivar Pink pepper isolate KNU-18-1 chromosome 5, ASM2916894v1, whole genome shotgun sequence genome and encodes:
- the LOC115717008 gene encoding vacuolar protein sorting-associated protein 25, which produces MQKLGDFKLPHFFNYPPYFTLQPVRDIREKQIQLWKELILEYCRFQKIFVVGLEEDFPLFSNAVIERFLSHEAREAFLSAVVSEGRGEWLDKGHRKCLILWHRIQEWADIVLNFVKDNGLEDSVMTIEEIRSGIESRGTELHGIDRTILMRALKLLEQKGKLAIFKGSSADDEGVKFSL